One Dokdonia sp. Dokd-P16 genomic window carries:
- a CDS encoding sugar phosphate isomerase/epimerase family protein yields the protein MKKYLLGTFLCAFALISCKTDQKKEVDNASAKAEVENPQKAMPTFKHSLAQWSLHKPFQDGTMDPMEFPQIAKDLGFTGVEYVTQLYPSVAEVGTDYKERVMKLANDLNDKATAAGMDNVLIMVDHAGELADPDPKKLEEAIANHKIWMDAAKLMGAHSVRANLFGELDPVKWHALSVASLKELGAYGKEVGVNVIIENHGGWSSDGEKLVAVMKEVNMETVGVLPDFGNFCVKREGGERWGAPCVLEYDTYKGIEEMMPYAKGVSAKSYNFDENGNETKLDYQRLMQIVADSGFEGYVGTEYEGPLEDPKEGIALTKALVQKSIDNLK from the coding sequence ATGAAAAAATATCTTCTAGGAACATTTTTATGCGCCTTTGCACTCATTTCTTGTAAAACTGATCAAAAAAAAGAGGTGGATAACGCTTCCGCGAAAGCAGAAGTTGAAAATCCACAAAAAGCTATGCCAACTTTCAAACATTCCCTCGCTCAGTGGTCACTTCATAAACCGTTTCAAGATGGTACTATGGACCCGATGGAATTCCCGCAAATTGCCAAAGATCTTGGTTTTACCGGAGTAGAATATGTAACACAACTATATCCATCTGTTGCTGAAGTAGGGACAGATTATAAAGAACGTGTAATGAAACTTGCAAACGACCTTAATGATAAGGCAACTGCTGCAGGAATGGATAACGTTCTTATTATGGTTGATCACGCTGGTGAACTAGCAGATCCAGATCCTAAAAAACTAGAAGAAGCTATTGCAAATCACAAAATATGGATGGATGCAGCAAAACTTATGGGAGCACACTCGGTAAGGGCAAATCTCTTTGGAGAGCTAGATCCTGTAAAATGGCACGCACTATCTGTAGCATCTCTTAAAGAACTAGGAGCTTACGGTAAAGAAGTAGGCGTAAACGTAATTATAGAAAACCACGGAGGATGGTCTAGTGATGGAGAAAAGCTTGTTGCTGTGATGAAAGAGGTTAATATGGAAACAGTAGGTGTCTTACCAGATTTTGGAAACTTTTGTGTAAAACGTGAAGGTGGAGAACGCTGGGGCGCGCCTTGTGTTTTAGAATATGATACCTATAAAGGAATAGAAGAAATGATGCCGTATGCAAAAGGAGTGTCTGCAAAGTCATATAACTTTGATGAAAATGGTAATGAGACAAAATTAGACTATCAACGATTAATGCAAATCGTTGCCGATAGTGGTTTTGAAGGATATGTGGGTACAGAATATGAAGGACCACTAGAAGACCCAAAAGAAGGTATCGCTCTGACTAAAGCACTAGTTCAAAAATCAATAGACAATCTTAAATAA